TGGTCTGTCCATCTCGATAAATAATGATGAGGCGGGGGTTGCTTCAGAAGTACGTGCATTATTGTTACTGACAATTATTGCAGTGTCACCATCGCTTTTGATTATGCTTACATCGTATACCAGAATTGTAATTGTACTTCATTTTTTAAGAACGGCAATTGGAACACAGACGGCACCGCCAAACCAGATTTTGATTGGACTGGCATTGTTTTTGACATTTTTTATCATGTGGCCGACGTTTCAGCAGATCAATGAGAATGCAATCCAGCCACTGGATAATGGAGATATTACCATAGAAAAGGCATTAAAAGAAGCGGAAGTGCCGATTCGCCAGTTTATGTATGGACAGGTACAGCGAAAGGATGTCAAGCTTTTCGTGGATATGGCTGGTGACAGTTATGATATTGACAGTGCTGCACTGGAAAAGGAATATGAGGAATCCGGGCAGAGTGCATATGATGCGATTCCGATGACAATTATGATTCCATCATTTATAATCGGAGAACTGAGACAGGCGTTCATTATGGGATTTGTTATATATATCCCGTTTATTGTAATTGATATGGTAGTTGCATCCGTGCTTATGTCGATGGGTATGATGATGCTTCCACCGACAACAATCTCTTTGCCGTTTAAAATATTACTGTTTATACTGGCGGATGGATGGAATCTTGTAATAGGAAGCGTAGTAAAGACGTTTTATTGATGATAACAGAATGTTCGAAGAATGTGCATTCTGTTATAGATACAGATTAAAATGTATATAGATAGCAAAGAGGTGAGAACAAAATGACAGAAGGACAGGTACTTGATGTAGCAAAAGAAGCAATTTATACGATTATAATCTGTTCGGCTCCAATGTTGATCATTTCACTGGTTGTTGGTTTGATTGTCAGTATTTTCCAGACGGTTACATCTATTCAGGAGCAGACGCTGACGTTTGTTCCTAAAATTATTGCAGTATTTGTCGGACTTATGATTTTTGGATCATGGATTTTGACAAATCTGACAGAATTCGTGACGACATTATGGTCGAATTTTAGTATGTATCTCGGTTAGGACGATCTATGTTAGAATATACGTTTTCATTGGCTAATTTTGAAATACTGATATTAATATTGGTTCGCATATCCTGTTTTGTCTATATTGCACCTTTTTTTGGAACAAAAAATGCGCCCTCGCAGGCAAAGATAGGTTTTTCTTTTTTTGTTGCACTTCTGGTGTATGGTTTTGTTGATAAGACAGCAATCGAGTATACAGGTTTGATTGGGTATGCGATAATAGTGTTAAAAGAAGGAATTACAGGGTTGCTGATAGGGTTTGCTGCAAACATTTGTAATTCCATTATTTTATTTGCGGGAAATATTATTGATATGGATATTGGATTATCCATGGTGACTGAATTTGACCCGACAATGAATACGCAGGTAACAATTACCGGAAACCTGTACAATTATTTTATACTTCTTCTTTTGATTGCAACAGATATGCATCATGTGATTTTACAGGCTGTGGTAGATTCTTTTACCGTAGTCCCAATCAATGGTCAGATCTTTAACTGGGATTCACTTGCGGGTTCTATAACACAGTATATGACAGATCTGTTTGTAATAGGTTTCAGGATCTTTCTTCCAATATTTGCCTGTATGATGATTTTAAACTGTATTCTTGGTATTCTGGCAAAGGTTGCACCA
The Roseburia rectibacter DNA segment above includes these coding regions:
- the fliP gene encoding flagellar type III secretion system pore protein FliP (The bacterial flagellar biogenesis protein FliP forms a type III secretion system (T3SS)-type pore required for flagellar assembly.); protein product: MTKLKKTYCILSLIFAIAVFVAVLFASQNRTTVYAASMDPDSIDSLDNTAANTSTGSGSESDSKGGLSISINNDEAGVASEVRALLLLTIIAVSPSLLIMLTSYTRIVIVLHFLRTAIGTQTAPPNQILIGLALFLTFFIMWPTFQQINENAIQPLDNGDITIEKALKEAEVPIRQFMYGQVQRKDVKLFVDMAGDSYDIDSAALEKEYEESGQSAYDAIPMTIMIPSFIIGELRQAFIMGFVIYIPFIVIDMVVASVLMSMGMMMLPPTTISLPFKILLFILADGWNLVIGSVVKTFY
- the fliQ gene encoding flagellar biosynthesis protein FliQ — encoded protein: MTEGQVLDVAKEAIYTIIICSAPMLIISLVVGLIVSIFQTVTSIQEQTLTFVPKIIAVFVGLMIFGSWILTNLTEFVTTLWSNFSMYLG
- the fliR gene encoding flagellar biosynthetic protein FliR yields the protein MLEYTFSLANFEILILILVRISCFVYIAPFFGTKNAPSQAKIGFSFFVALLVYGFVDKTAIEYTGLIGYAIIVLKEGITGLLIGFAANICNSIILFAGNIIDMDIGLSMVTEFDPTMNTQVTITGNLYNYFILLLLIATDMHHVILQAVVDSFTVVPINGQIFNWDSLAGSITQYMTDLFVIGFRIFLPIFACMMILNCILGILAKVAPQMNMFAVGMQMKILVGFGVLFLTISLLPGIASFIFTEMKKMMVLFIEGMY